GCCCGCGCCGTCAAGAAGACGGTCCCGAAGGGCGTGGCCTAGCGCGATCCGGCGCGCCTGGCGCGGCCGCGGCCGTCCGGCTACGGGGTGTCCGGCGGATCTTTCCCCTCCCCGCCCCTTCCCGCGGCGTCGATGTGCGGCTCCGCCGCGTGGCAGGGGCTTCGCCCCTGGACCCCGGGGTCTGGGGCGGAGCCCCCCACGCGGCGGAGCCGCATATCGTCAGGTGTCGGGAAGGGGCGGGGAGGGGAGCAGCCCGCCGCAGGCGCCAAGATCCGCCGGAAACCCCCTAGCGCAGCCCCGTCGAGCGGCGCAGCGCGGCCTCCAGCAGCCGGTCCACCAGCTCGGGGTAGCTCACGCCGCTCTCCTGCCACATGCGCGGGTACATCGAGATCGGGGTGAAACCGGGCATGGTGTTGATCTCGTTGATCACGAACTCGCCGCTGTCCAGCAGGAAGAAGTCGGCCCGCACCAGCCCCTCGCAGGACGCCGCCTCGAAGGCGGCCACCGCGAGCTCCTGGACCCGCCGGGTCTGCTCCTCGGTCAGCGGCGCGGGCACGATGCCGTCCGCCGCGTCGATGTACTTCGCCTCGAAGTCGTAGAAGGCGTGGGAGGAGACCGGCGGGATCTCGGCGGGCACGCTGGCGCGCGGCCCGTCCTCGTACTCCAGCACCCCGCACTCGATCTCGCGACCGCGCAGCAGCGCCTCCACGATGACCTTCGGGTCGTGGCGCCTGGCCTCCTCGATGGCCGCGTCCAGGTCCGCCGGGCCCTCGACCTTGCTGATGCCGAAGGACGAGCCGGCGCGCGCGGGCTTCACGAAGAGCGGCCAGCCGTGCTCCTCGGCGAACTCCACGATCCTCTGTCGGGCGGCGGAAGGTTCCTGCTCCCAGGCCCGGGGGCGGATCACCTCGTACGGGCCGACGGGCAGCCCGAAGGAGACGAACACCCGCTTCATGTACTCCTTGTCCATGCCCACGGCGGAGGCGAGCACTCCGGCGCCCACGTACGGCACCCCGGAGAGCTCCAGCAGCCCCTGGAGGGTGCCGTCCTCGCCGTACGGGCCGTGCAGCATGGGGAAGACGACGTCGACGTCGCCCAGCGCCTTGGGCACCGCCCCCGGCTCGCTGTAGACGACCTCGCGGTTCCCCGGGTCGACCGGGAGGACGACCGAGCCCTCGCTGGACTCGGCGAGCCGTTCGACGCTGGGCAGCTCGCGGTTGGCGATGGCCATCCGCTCGGGCTCGTCGGCGGTCAGCGCCCAACGGCCGTCCGTGGTGATGCCGATCGGCAGCACGTCGTACTTCTCACGGTCGATGGCGCGCAGCACGGCGCCCGCGGTGACCACCGAGATGGCGTGCTCGGAGCTGCGGCCGCCGAAGACGACGGCCACGCGCGGCTTGCGCCGCTCGCCTCCGGAGGGAGCCGGGACAGGGCCTGGGGAAGGGGTCTGGCTGCTCATATCGCGTTGAGATTACCTTGCGGTCCGCGTGGCGTCAGTGCCGCTCGGCCTTGGCGCTGCGGGACATCAGCTCTTTGAGTGCGACAAGGGGCTGTTTGCCGTCGTGCACGATCTCGACGACGGTCTCGGTGATGGGCATGTCGACATCGTGGCGGCGGGCGAGATCCAGCACCGACTCGCACGACTTGACGCCCTCCGCGGTCTGCTTGGTGACCGCGATGGTCTCCTCCAGTGTCATCCCGCGCCCCAGGTTGGTGCCGAAGGTGTGGTTGCGGGAGAGCGGCGAGGAGCAGGTGGCGACGAGGTCGCCCATGCCCGCCAGGCCCGCGAAGGTGTGCGCGTCGGCGCCCATCGCCAGGCCCAGCCGGGTCGTTTCGGCGAGGCCGCGGGTGATCAGCGACGCCTTGGTGTTGTCGCCGAGGCCCATGCCGTCGGCGATGCCCACGGCCAGCGCGATGACGTTCTTCACCGCGCCGCCCAGCTCGCAGCCGACCACGTCGGTGTTGGTGTACGGGCGGAAGTACGCGGTGTGGCAGGCGGTCTGGAGGCGGCGGGCCACGCTCTCGTCGGGACAGGCCACCACGGAGGCTGCGGGCTGCCGGGCGGCGATCTCCTTGGCGAGGTTGGGCCCGGTGAGCACCGCGACGCGCTCCGCGGGCGCCTTGGCGACCTCCTGGACGACCTCGCTCATGCGCTTGGCCGTGCCGAGTTCGACCCCCTTCATCAGGGAGACCAGCACGGTGTCGGCGGCCAGCAGCGGGGCCCAGTCGGAGAGGTTGCCGCGCAGCGTCTGGGAGGGCACGGAGAAGACGGTGAACTCCGCGCCGTCCGCGGCCTCGGCCGGGTCGGTGGTGGCCCGCACGCCGTCGGGGAGCCGCACCCCGGGGAAGTAGTCGGGATTGCCGCGGCCGGTGTTGATGGCCTCGACGACACCGGGCCGGCGCCCCCACAGCGTCACCTCGCACTCCGCGTCGGCGAGCACCATCGCGAAGGCGGTGCCCCAGGAGCCGGTGCCGAAGACGGCGCAGCGCGTCACTTGCTCTCCTCATCGGCCAGCGGGAGCGGCGGGCCGTCGGTGCTGGACCGGGTGGGCCGGTCGTACCTCTGAACGGGCGCCGGTTCGCCGCGCACCTCGGAGAGGAGCTCGGTGATGGCGTCCATGATGGTGTCGGTGGCCGCCCTGAGGACCTCGGCGGTGGGCTCCTGGCCGTAGAACTCGGACAGGTCCACCGGCGGGCCGGCGTGCACCTTGAGCGTCTTGCGGGGGAAGAGGCGGACCCGCTTCTCCTTGGCGTACGGCGGCACGGCCTCGTTGGCGCCCCACTGGGCGACGGGGATGACCGGGGCCTTGGTGAGCAGCGCGACCCGCGCCGCGCCGGTCTTTCCGCGCATGGGCCACATGTCGGGGTCGCGGGTGAGGGTGCCCTCGGGGTAGAAGGCCACGCACTCCCCCTTGTTGATGGCGTCCACGGCGGACCGGAAGGCGTTGGCGGCGTCGGTGGACTCGCGGTAGACGGGGATCTGGCCGGTGCCGCGGAGCATGGTGCCCACGAAGCCGCCTCTGAAGAGGGCGGCCTTGGCGAGGAAGCGCGGCACCCTTCCGGTGTTGTACTGGAAGTGCGCGTAGGAGAGCGGGTCGAGATACGAGTTGTGATTGATCGCGGTGATAAATCCACCGTCGGCGGGAATGTGCTCCATTCCGTGCCAGTCCCGCTTGAACAGAACCACCAGCGGCGGTTTGCACAAGACCGCTGCCATGCGGTACCAGAAGCCGATTCTGCGGCCGGACACTCGGAACATCCTCTCTTGGACCCTGCTGACCTGCTGGCTTGCTGTCGTCTCCCGTAGCCGCACAAGTGTCGCTCCAGGCACCCCGTCTGTCGAGGACACCGTAACCCCGCACGTCTTCGGCGAGCCGGGCAGCAGGTCAGAATGAGGCCCGTGGGAAGAAACGGAGCCCCTGTGACCTGGACCCTCGTGGTGCCGCTGAAGCCCTTGGCACGGGCCAAGACCAGGCTCTCCGACGCCGCGGGGGACGGCCCACGGGCCTCGCTCGCCCTCGCGTTCGCCCAGGACACGGTGGGCGCGGCGCTGGCGAGCCGGTGGGTTCGGGAGGTGACCGTCGTCACCGACGACCCGCTCGCCGGACGTGAGCTGTCGGCCCTCGGCGCCCGGATCCTGCCCGACTCCCCGGGGCTCGGGCTGAACGCGGCGCTGGCGCACGGCGCCGACGCGGTCCGCGGGGAGCGCCCGGAGGCCGCCGTGGCGGCGCTGAACGCCGATCTCCCGGCGCTGCGGACGGCGGAGCTCGACCTGGTGCTCGAGGCCGCCGCCGGCTTCTCACGCGCCTTCCTGGCGGACGCCGCGGGGGTGGGCACCACGCTGCTCTCCGCGGCGCCGGGCGCCGAGCTGGCGCCCGCCTTCGGGGGCCCGTCGCGGGACCGGCACCGGGCGTCGGGGGCGCGGGAGATCGAGCTGGCGGGAGTGGACTCGGTGCGGCGCGACGTGGACACGGCCGGGGATCTGCGCGCGGCGGTGGCCCTGGGCGTGGGCGCCCACACCAGGGCTAGGCTGGCGGACATGCAGGGAACCGCCTATACGTACGACCCCGAGACCCGCGCCGGCAGCGTGCTGCTGGACGACGGCACCCCGCTGCCGTTCGACACCGCGGCCTTCGACGCCGGGGGGCTGCGGATGCTGCGCCCGGGGCAGCGGGTGCGGATCGAGGTCGAGGGCGAGGGCGAGCAGCGCCGGATCGTCTTCGTCACGCTCCAGACGTTCTGAGCGCCGTCCAGACGTTCTGAGCCCTCCGGACGTTCCGAGCGCCGTAAGGCTCCGGGCCCGGCGGACGGATCCGGGCGCCACGGAGGTTCCGAGCACGAACCCCAGGGACACCGGGCGCCGACAGCACCGCGGGCCGGGCTCCCTCGGGGAGCCCGGCCCGGCGCGGATGCGGTGGGGCGCCTGAGCGCCGCCGGCTAGCGCTTCCTGGCGGTGGTCTTCTTCGCGGTGGTCTTACGGGCGCTCGTCTTGCGCGCCGGAGCCTTCTTGGCCGTGGCCTTGGCGGGAGCCTTCTTGGCCGTCGTCTTCTTCGCGGGGGCCTTCTTGGCCGTGGTCTTGGCGGGGGCCTTCTTGGCCGCGGCCTTCTTGGCGGGAGCCTTCTTCGCGGGAGCCTTCTTGGCGGTCGCCTTCTTGGCCGCGGCCTTCTTCGCCGCCGCCTGGAGGCTGCCCTTGGGCGCCTTCTTCACGGCGACCTCGCCGCCGCGCGGGAGCTTCTTGGAGCCGCTCACCAGATCCTTGAAACCCTGACCGGGACGGAAGCGGGGCACCGAGGTCTTCTTGACCCGCACGCGCTCCCCGGTCTGGGGGTTACGGGCGTACCGGGCGGGCCGCTCCACCTTCTCGAACGAACCAAATCCAGTGACCGAAACTCGCTCCCCGGAGACGACCGCCCGGACGATGGCGTCCAGGACGGCGTCTACGGCTTCGGCGGCCTGCTGACGGCCGCCGACCTTGTCGGCAATCGCTTCTACGAGCTGCGCCTTGTTCACGTCTTCCCCTTCGGAGACATGGCCGGAATCAATGTGTTCAAGCCTTTTCGCACGTTAGGCAGATATATACCGCAAATCAAACACGAAACGGGCTAATCACCCTTGTGCCGCAACGCACTCGATCGTCACGGACTTCCGTCGGTGTCGGGATCTTCGGGGAAACGCCCCTCGTCGAGGTCGTTCATGAACCGCTCCAGACGCGTTGCCGCATCTGCGAGATCGTGTTTCGCCGCTGAGGTCATGACCAGCAGCTTCCGGGACAGCGCCATCCGTACGCCCTCCGGGACTTGCAGTGCGCGCACCTTTGCGTGCGCTTCCTTGAGCCGGTCGGCGACGATGCCGTAGAGCTCGAGTTGGCCGTCGCGTTCCATGCACTGATTGTGCCATCTGAGGCGAGTTGTCGCTTCATGGGGCCTCAACATGCCGATGCGCCGCCGATCCGAGGACCGGCGGCGCATCTTGCCAAACCCGCTCTGTACAGGGAGAACCGGGGGGTCAGACCTCCACCGTGCTGGGCTTGAAGGAGGGGCGACGCGCCTCGTACGAGGCGATCGAGTCCTCCTCCCTGAGGGTGAGGCTGATGTCGTCCAGCCCCTCCAGGAGTCGCCACCGGGCATTCTCGTCAAGCTCAAAATCAGCCGTGATGCCCTCGGCCCGGACCTGGCGCTCGACGAGGTCCACGGTGACCTCCGCGGCGGGGTCCGCCTCGACCAGCTTCCACAGCCGGTCCACGGTCTCCTGCGGCAGGACGACGGTCAGCAGCCCGTTCTTGAGGGAGTTGCCCCGGAAGATGTCGGCGAAGCGGGGGGAGATGACGGCCTTGAAGCCGTAGTTCTGGAGCGCCCACACCGCGTGCTCGCGCGAGGAGCCGGTGCCGAAGTCGGGACCGGCCACCAGAACCGTTCCGCCCTTGTACTCGGCCTTGTTGAGCACGAACTCCGGGTCCTTGCGCCACGCCTCGAAGAGGCCGTCCTCGAAGCCGTCGCGGGTGACCTTCTTGAGCCAGTGCGCCGGGATGATCTGGTCCGTGTCCACATTGCTGCGGCGCAGCGGGACGGCCCGGCCGGTGTGCGTGGTGAATGCTTCCATGACTGCTCAGGCCCCCACGGGAGTCGATACGGCGGCGTCGGACAGGTCGGCGGGCGAGGCCAGATGGCCCAGTACCGCGGTGGCGGCGGCGACCTGCGGCGAGACCAGGTGGGTCCGGCCGCCCTTGCCCTGCCGGCCCTCGAAGTTGCGGTTGGACGTGGACGCCGACCGCTCACCGGGGGCGAGCTGGTCGGGGTTCATGCCCAGGCACATCGAGCAACCCGCGTGCCGCCATTCGGCCCCCGCGGCGGTGAACACCTTGTCCAGCCCCTCCTCGACGGCCTGGAGGGCGACCCGCACCGAGCCGGGGACCACCAACATCCGTACGCCGTCGGCCACCGCACGGCCGGACAGCACCGAGGCGGCGGAGCGCAGGTCCTCGATCCGCCCGTTGGTGCAGGAGCCGACGAAGACCGTGTCCACCTTGATGTCGCGCAGCGGCTGACCGGCCGTCAGACCCATGTACTCCAGGGCCTTCTCGGCGGCGTAGCTCTCGCTGGCGTCCTCGAAGGAGGCCGGGTCCGGGACCGACTCCGACAGCGGCGCGCCCTGGCCGGGGTTGGTGCCCCAGGTGACGAACGGGGCGAGCGTGGAGGCGTCGATGACGACCTCACGGTCGAAGACCGCGTCGTCGTCGCCGCGCAGGGTGCGCCAGTACGCGACGGCGGCATCCCAGTCGGCGCCCTGGGGGGCGTGCGGGCGGCCCTCCAGATAGGCGAAGGTGGTCTCGTCCGGGGCGATCATGCCCGCGCGGGCGCCCGCCTCGATGGACATGTTGCACACGGTCATCCGGGCCTCCATCGAGAGCTTCTCGATGGCCGGGCCGCGGTACTCGATCACATAACCCTGGCCGCCGCCGGTGCCGATCTTCGCGATGATCGCCAGGATCAGGTCCTTGGCGGTGACGCTCTCGGGCAGCTCGCCCTCGACGGTGATCGCCATGGTCTTGAACGGCGCCAGCGGCAGCGTCTGGGTGGCCAGCACATGCTCGACCTGGCTGGTGCCGATGCCGAACGCGAGCGCGCCGAAGGCGCCGTGGGTCGAGGTGTGGCTGTCACCGCAGACCACGGTCGTGCCCGGCTGGGTCAGCCCCAGCTGCGGTCCCACCACGTGGACGACGCCCTGCTCGACATCGCCGAGCGGGTGCAGCCGGACACCGAACTCCGCGCAGTTCTTGCGCAGCGTCTCCAACTGGGCGCGCGAGACGGGGTCCGCGATCGGCTTGTCGATGTCGAGGGTGGGGGTGTTGTGGTCCTCGGTAGCGAGGGTGAGATCGGTACGACGGACCGTGCGGCCGGCCTTGCGCAGGCCGTCGAACGCCTGCGGGCTGGTCACCTCGTGCAGCAGATGCAAATCGATGAAGAGCAGGTCAGGCTCGCCTTCGGCGCGCCGGACGACATGGTCGTCCCAGACCTTCTCCGCGAGTGTCCGTCCCATCGGTTTCCCTCCGGCCGGCGCCAGTGCCGGCCCAAACTCGAGTCGAGTGCGTGCCCTGGTCCGCGGGCCCGCCATTTACAGGGTGGCGGGTATCCCCGGAAATTGAACTTGCGTTTCACAGTGTGAGACGTGAGTATCGTCCCATGGACAACACTAGCGGTGTCGGCGTTCTCGACAAGGCTGCTCTGGTTCTGGGCGCCCTGGAGTCCGGTCCGGCCACCCTCGCCGGGCTGGTCGGGGCGACCGGCCTCGCCCGCCCCACGGCGCACCGGCTGGCGGTGGCACTCGAGCACCACCGGATGGTGGCACGTGACATGCAGGGACGCTTCATTCTGGGCCCGCGCCTGGCCGAGCTGGCGGCCGCCGCGGGCGAGGACCGGCTGCTCGCCACGGCCGGGCCCGTGCTCACCCATCTCCGGGACGTGACCGGCGAGAGCGCACAGCTCTACCGCCGCCAGGGAGACATGCGCATCTGTGTCGCCGCGGCCGAGCGGCTGTCCGGACTGCGGGACACCGTGCCGGTCGGCTCCACGCTCCCCATGAAGGCCGGCTCGGCCGCCCAGGTGCTGATGGCCTGGGAGGAGCCCGAGCGGCTGCACCGCGGACTCCAGGGGGCCCGCTTCACCGCCACGGCCCTGTCCGGCGTACGGCGGCGGGGCTGGGCCCAGTCGATC
This genomic interval from Streptomyces asiaticus contains the following:
- a CDS encoding D-alanine--D-alanine ligase family protein; translated protein: MSSQTPSPGPVPAPSGGERRKPRVAVVFGGRSSEHAISVVTAGAVLRAIDREKYDVLPIGITTDGRWALTADEPERMAIANRELPSVERLAESSEGSVVLPVDPGNREVVYSEPGAVPKALGDVDVVFPMLHGPYGEDGTLQGLLELSGVPYVGAGVLASAVGMDKEYMKRVFVSFGLPVGPYEVIRPRAWEQEPSAARQRIVEFAEEHGWPLFVKPARAGSSFGISKVEGPADLDAAIEEARRHDPKVIVEALLRGREIECGVLEYEDGPRASVPAEIPPVSSHAFYDFEAKYIDAADGIVPAPLTEEQTRRVQELAVAAFEAASCEGLVRADFFLLDSGEFVINEINTMPGFTPISMYPRMWQESGVSYPELVDRLLEAALRRSTGLR
- a CDS encoding NAD(P)H-dependent glycerol-3-phosphate dehydrogenase, which encodes MTRCAVFGTGSWGTAFAMVLADAECEVTLWGRRPGVVEAINTGRGNPDYFPGVRLPDGVRATTDPAEAADGAEFTVFSVPSQTLRGNLSDWAPLLAADTVLVSLMKGVELGTAKRMSEVVQEVAKAPAERVAVLTGPNLAKEIAARQPAASVVACPDESVARRLQTACHTAYFRPYTNTDVVGCELGGAVKNVIALAVGIADGMGLGDNTKASLITRGLAETTRLGLAMGADAHTFAGLAGMGDLVATCSSPLSRNHTFGTNLGRGMTLEETIAVTKQTAEGVKSCESVLDLARRHDVDMPITETVVEIVHDGKQPLVALKELMSRSAKAERH
- a CDS encoding lysophospholipid acyltransferase family protein; its protein translation is MSGRRIGFWYRMAAVLCKPPLVVLFKRDWHGMEHIPADGGFITAINHNSYLDPLSYAHFQYNTGRVPRFLAKAALFRGGFVGTMLRGTGQIPVYRESTDAANAFRSAVDAINKGECVAFYPEGTLTRDPDMWPMRGKTGAARVALLTKAPVIPVAQWGANEAVPPYAKEKRVRLFPRKTLKVHAGPPVDLSEFYGQEPTAEVLRAATDTIMDAITELLSEVRGEPAPVQRYDRPTRSSTDGPPLPLADEESK
- a CDS encoding HU family DNA-binding protein codes for the protein MNKAQLVEAIADKVGGRQQAAEAVDAVLDAIVRAVVSGERVSVTGFGSFEKVERPARYARNPQTGERVRVKKTSVPRFRPGQGFKDLVSGSKKLPRGGEVAVKKAPKGSLQAAAKKAAAKKATAKKAPAKKAPAKKAAAKKAPAKTTAKKAPAKKTTAKKAPAKATAKKAPARKTSARKTTAKKTTARKR
- the leuD gene encoding 3-isopropylmalate dehydratase small subunit, encoding MEAFTTHTGRAVPLRRSNVDTDQIIPAHWLKKVTRDGFEDGLFEAWRKDPEFVLNKAEYKGGTVLVAGPDFGTGSSREHAVWALQNYGFKAVISPRFADIFRGNSLKNGLLTVVLPQETVDRLWKLVEADPAAEVTVDLVERQVRAEGITADFELDENARWRLLEGLDDISLTLREEDSIASYEARRPSFKPSTVEV
- the leuC gene encoding 3-isopropylmalate dehydratase large subunit, producing the protein MGRTLAEKVWDDHVVRRAEGEPDLLFIDLHLLHEVTSPQAFDGLRKAGRTVRRTDLTLATEDHNTPTLDIDKPIADPVSRAQLETLRKNCAEFGVRLHPLGDVEQGVVHVVGPQLGLTQPGTTVVCGDSHTSTHGAFGALAFGIGTSQVEHVLATQTLPLAPFKTMAITVEGELPESVTAKDLILAIIAKIGTGGGQGYVIEYRGPAIEKLSMEARMTVCNMSIEAGARAGMIAPDETTFAYLEGRPHAPQGADWDAAVAYWRTLRGDDDAVFDREVVIDASTLAPFVTWGTNPGQGAPLSESVPDPASFEDASESYAAEKALEYMGLTAGQPLRDIKVDTVFVGSCTNGRIEDLRSAASVLSGRAVADGVRMLVVPGSVRVALQAVEEGLDKVFTAAGAEWRHAGCSMCLGMNPDQLAPGERSASTSNRNFEGRQGKGGRTHLVSPQVAAATAVLGHLASPADLSDAAVSTPVGA
- the ndgR gene encoding IclR family transcriptional regulator NdgR, encoding MDNTSGVGVLDKAALVLGALESGPATLAGLVGATGLARPTAHRLAVALEHHRMVARDMQGRFILGPRLAELAAAAGEDRLLATAGPVLTHLRDVTGESAQLYRRQGDMRICVAAAERLSGLRDTVPVGSTLPMKAGSAAQVLMAWEEPERLHRGLQGARFTATALSGVRRRGWAQSIGEREPGVASVSAPVRGPSNRVVAAVSVSGPIERLTRHPGRMHAQAVIDAAARLTDALRRGN